Below is a window of Rhodoglobus vestalii DNA.
ACCGGTGACATCTTTCGCAGCAATGTGAAAAATGGCACCGAATTGGGCACCAAAGCCAAAGCATTTATGGACGCCGGTGACAACGTTCCCGATTCTCTGACGAACGCGCTCATTCGTGATCGCCTAGAGGACGATGATGCGCAAGAAGGGTTTCTTCTCGACGGGTACCCGCGCACCACCGACCAGGTTCGCGAGCTCGACGCATTCTTGGCGAGCCATGGTGCTGCCCTCGATGCTGTAGTGGAGCTTGAAGCAGACCCCGAGGTTGTCGTTGCTCGGCTCCGCAAGCGTGCCCTCGAGCAGGGTCGCAGCGATGACACCGAAGCAGTGGTTCGTCACCGCCTTGAGGTCTACGCTGAGCAGACAGCGCCACTCATTAAGGTCTACGGCTCGAGAGGCGTGGTTGTCACGATTGACGCGCTCGGCGAAATTGATGCGGTTACCGCTCGCATTACCGGGGCTCTCGTTGACCGCGGCATCGTCGCAGCCGACGCATTCAAGCCGTGAAGGCGTCATTTTAGCGCCAGCTTGGTGAAATGCCCGGGATTAGCGTAGGCTTGATCCTTGGTGCTTCAGGCCGTTTTTTTCGTGCCTAGGTTTTTTCGAAAGCCACCCACCACAATCCACGCAGACCAGCGAACTCCACTTATAGCGACGAAGAGGCTATGGCCAAAAAAGACGGTGTCATTGAGATTGAAGGAGCAGTAGTTGAAGCTCTGCCCAACGCGATGTTTCGTGTTGAGTTGAGTAACGGCCACGTAGTGCTCGCACACATCTCCGGCAAAATGCGACAGAACTACATTCGAATCCTTCCGGAGGACCGTGTGGTTGTAGAGCTGAGCCCGTATGACCTGACTCGCGGCCGGATCACCTACCGCTATAAGTAAGAGGGCGCTGGAAAGTAACGTCCACTTCTCCTTTGCGGGATTAGTGGAACGAAGACAGCGATTCACAAGGAAAAATTATGAAGGTCAACCCCAGCGTCAAGCCCATGTGCGACAACTGCCGCGTAATTCGTCGCAACGGACGCGTCATGATCATCTGCAAGTCAAACCCGCGTCACAAGCAACGCCAGGGCTAAGGTTTCGCGAGCAGAGCGCACCGTTGCAGAGGTGGACCGAGCAATCGTCACACACCGCAGCACACAACTAAATACACAGAACTAGCAGCACCAGATCCGCAGCTCGCGCAAGCGAGAAACGGGGACACCACCGGTTGGAGGCCGGCGCACAGGTATTGTTACAGACCTCCACTCACTCACAGGAGAAGCCACTATGGCACGTCTAGCCGGCGTCGACATCCCACGCGATAAGCGTGTAGAGGTCGCACTGACTTACATTTACGGTGTTGGCCGCACGAGGGCACTCAAAACCCTCGCCGACACACAAATCAGCGGAGAAATTCGCGTTCACGATCTCACCGATGACCAGCTCATCGTGCTGCGTGACTACATCGAAGGAAACTTCCAGGTAGAAGGTGACCTCCGTCGTGAGGTCGCCGCAGATATTCGCCGCAAGGTTGAAATCGGCAGCTACCAGGGTATCCGTCACCGCAAGGGACTGCCCGTCCATGGACAGCGCACCAAGACCAACGCTCGCACTCGCAAGGGTCCGAAGCGCACCGTAGCCGGCAAGAAGAAGGCCCGATAGACCCTGGGTTCATTCCCAGCGTCGTCGCCATCACAGTTTTAGGAGAAAACAATGGCAGCACCAAAATCGGCCGCTCGTAAGCCGCGTCGTAAAGAGAAGAAGAACGTTGCAGTGGGTCAGGCTCACATCAAGTCAACGTTCAACAACACCATCGTCACCATCACCGATCCCACCGGCGCAGTTCTGGCCTGGTCGTCATCAGGTGTCGTCGGCTTCAAGGGTTCGCGCAAGTCAACCCCGTATGCCGCCCAGATGTCTGCTGAGTCGGCTGCACGCCAGGCTCAGGAGCACGGTGTCAAAAAGGTTGACGTATTCGTGAAGGGACCGGGTTCGGGTCGTGAAACTGCGATTCGTTCACTGCAGGCCGCTGGCCTCGAAGTGGGTTCGATCAACGATGTAACACCGCAGACGCACAACGGTTGCCGTCCGCCCAAGCGTCGTCGCGTTTAGTTTCTCGCCGTACTAGCGAGGCAACTCGCTAGTGCTGGCGTCGTGGCGGGGGCTAATCGCGGCCCTCGCTCACAGTTCCAGCGCACAACTCAATACACAGTCGGGCCAGCCACCCGTCGCCCACAAGTGTCATATAGCGGACACTTCGCCGAAAGGAATTACCAGTGCTCATTGCACAGCGTCCCACCCTTGCTGAGGAGAACATCTCCGAATTCCGTTCACGGTTCGTTATCGAGCCACTTGAACCTGGTTTCGGGTACACCCTCGGAAACTCCATGCGTCGTACTCTTCTTTCGTCGATTCCCGGAGCAGCTGTTACCAGCATCCGCATCGACGGCGTACTCCACGAGTTCAGCACCGTCGCCGGTGTTAAAGAAGATGTCACCGAGGTCATCCTCAACATCAAGAACCTGGTTGTCTCGAGCGAGCACGACGAGCCGATCACCGCTTACCTGCGCAAGCAGGGTGCCGGGGAGGTTACGGCAGCTGACATCTCAGCACCCGCCGGTGTTGAAATTCACAACCCGGAGCTCGTCATCGCAACACTCAATGACAAAGCCAAGTTCGAACTTGAGCTCACAATCGAGCGCGGCCGTGGCTACGTCACGGCAACTCAGAACCGCAGCGAATTCAGCGAAGCCGGCCAGATTCCGGTCGACTCGATTTACTCGCCCGTGCTCAAGGTCACCTACCGCGTCGAGGCAACTCGTGCCGGTGAGCGCACTGACTTCGACCGCCTAGTTGTGGATGTCGAAACCAAGTCGGCAATCACCCCGCGTGATGCTGTGGCTTCAGCCGGTCGCACACTGACCGAACTGTTCGGACTCGCTCGCGAGCTCAACACGGCTGCCGAGGGTATTGAGATTGGTCCTGCACCCGTTGACGCTGTGCTGTCGACCGAGCTCAGCATGCCGATCGAAGACCTTGACCTTTCGGTGCGCAGCTACAACTGCCTCAAGCGCGAGGGAATCAACACCGTCAGCGAACTGGTGGCTCTGTCAGAGACCCAGCTCATGAACATCCGTAACTTCGGTCAGAAGTCGGTTGATGAAGTTCGCGACAAGCTCGTCGAGATGGGATTGTCGCTGAAAGACAGCGTTCCTGGATTTGATGGAGCGCACTTCTACGGCGGATACGCCGACGACGAGACCAACGCTTGAGCCGCTGGCTCGAAACTTTGACACTGGAGAATTAGAAAATGCCTACACCTACTAAGGGCCCACGTCTCGGCGGTGGACCGGCGCATGAGCGCCACATGCTCGCCAATTTGGCCGCAGCCCTGTTCACTCACAAGAGCATCAAGACAACGGAAATGCGTGCCAAGCGCCTGCGTCCCGTTGCTGAGCGCCTCATCACGTTTGCGAAGAAGGGCGACCTGCACAACCGTCGCCGTGCACTCGGAATTATTGGTGACAAGACCGTTATCCACGAGCTGTTCACCGTAATTGCACCGCAGGTTGAACTCCGTGAGGGCGGCTACACCCGCATCACAAAGCTTGGTTTCCGCAAGGGCGATAACGCTTCGATGGTTCAAATGGAGCTCGTACTCGAACCCGTTACCCCAAAGAAGAAGTCGTCGAAGGCTTCGGCAAAGACAGCGCCCAAGGCTGCCGCAGAAGAGCCAGCCGCAGAGGAGACAGCCGCAGAGGGAGCTCCTGTCGCAGATGAGACTGCTACTGAAGAGGTAGCAACCGAGGACGTAGCGGTAGGTGCTTCGGCCGACGATGCTCCTGCCGATGATGCTGCTGAGACGGCAGAAAAGAAGTAACTTTCGTAGTGTGAGATCACCCCGGTTCCGCCTCGCGCGGGCCGGGGTTTTCTCGTAGAAATAGGATTGAATTATGGATCAGCCGACTTCTCACGCGCCCAGTGGCGAGCACTGTGAGCCGTCGCTGACTCGGTTGCGACTCAATCTTTCGTATGACGGTACCGATTTTTTCGGCTGGGGCAAGCAGCCGGCACTGCGCACCGTTCAGGGAACGATCGAAGACGCCCTGGGCGTGATCTTCCGCCGGTTCGGCGTTATTCCATCCCTCGTCGTCGCCGGCCGCACGGATGCCGGTGTGCACGCAAGCGGTCAAGTGGCCCACCTTGATCTCACTGATGCCCAGCTGCGCAGTCTGGACCGCCCTCGTCGGGGAAATCTTCGCGGTCGCCGCTATGACGGGCCCGCATCTTTGGCGCGCCGGATTAACGGGATCGCGGGTCTTGAGGCTGACATCCATGTGTCGCAGTCAGCGATTGCGGCCGCCGGTTTTGATGCGCGCTTTTCGCCGCTGTGGCGCCGATACGAGTACCGCATCGCAGACAATGAGTCGCCTCGAGACCCCCGGTATCGAAACCATACGGTGTGGTACCCCGCCACGCTCGACCTCGATGCGATGAATGCTGCGGCACGCGAGCTGCTTGGCCTTCACGATTGGGCGGCCTACTGCAAACCTCGCGAGGGTGCCTCGACGGTGAGGTCACTGGAACGCTTTAGCTGGCGACGTAACGAAGAGGGCGTCATCGTCGCCGGGGTGCGGGCTGACGCCTTCTGTCACAGCATGGTGCGGTCACTCGTGGGCGCAGGCGTGTTTGTGGGGCAGGGCAAACTGGAAGCTTCGCGGCCCGTCGACATTCGTGATGAGCGTTCAAAGGGGAGTGAATTCAAGGTGATGCCGGCCAAGGGCCTCACTCTCGTTGAGGTGGGTTACCCGCCAGACGCCGGATTGGCGGCGAGGGCAGAGCTCACGCGATCCCACCGCGATCCACTCGACCTGCTGGACTAGGCACAGCGCTCAACTAGGCACAGCACCGTTTGCTGCGGGGCCGAACTTCAGCTATCGTTGACCCTTGGTGTCTGCACTATAGGGTGCGGCATCCGATCATGAGCCCTCCAACCGGAATTGTTTCTTCTGAAACAACCATCGGAGCGGGATTCACGAACACCTCACTCGATCAATGAAAGCAGCATTATTGTGACGCGCACCTATTCGCCCAAGCCCGACGACGTAACGCGGGAATGGGTCATCATCGACGCCGCCGATATCGTTCTCGGCCGCCTTGCCAGCCATGCAGCAGTTTTGCTCCGTGGAAAGCACAAGGCCACCTTTGCTCCTCACATGGACATGGGTGACTTCGTCATCATCATCAACGCTGAGAAGGTTGCCCTCACCGGCTCCAAGCTCGCGCAGAAGAAGGCCTACCGCCACTCCGGTTACCCGGGCGGGCTGACGGCCACGACGTACTCCGAGATGTTGGAGAAGCACCCCACACGTGCCGTAGAAAAGGCAATCCGTGGAATGCTCCCCAAGAACTCACTCGGTCGCGCTCAGTTGACCAAGCTGAAGGTATACGCAGGTGCAGAGCACCCGCACGCTGCCCAGCAGCCCACCCCGTACACCCTCACCCAGGTCGCTCAGTAGCGCCCGCGCTTTACGTAGCCAAGACTTAAGGACTTATTACAGTGGCCAAGATCGAAGATTCAATCACCGAGGGTGCTCCCGAGTCGTACACGACTGAATCGGCAGCAACCGAGGCGCCCGCAGCGCCCCGCCCCGTACTCACCGTTCCCGGTGCAGCCGTCGGGCGTCGCAAGCAGGCAATCGCCCGCGTACGCCTTGTTCCCGGCTCGGGCACCATCACGGTCAACGGCCGTGAGCTCGCCGAGTACTTTCCCAACAAGCTTCACCAGCAGCTCATCAACGACCCGTTCAAGATTCTTGATCTGCTCGGTGGTTACGACGTAATCGCACGCATCACCGGCGGTGGCCCTTCGGGTCAGGCTGGCGCACTGCGTTTGGGTATCGCTCGTTCGCTCAACCAGATCGACGAAGAGAACAACCGCGCTGCCCTCAAAAAGGCCGGCTTCCTCACCCGTGACGCTCGCGTCAAGGAGCGTAAGAAGGCTGGACTCAAGAAGGCACGTAAGGCGCCTCAGTTCTCGAAGCGCTAACGCGCTTCACCTGCTAGCGGCAACGCATGGCGCGTCTTTTTGGTACCGATGGCGTTCGTGGCCTCGCGAACAGTGATCTTACTGTCGAGCTTGCACTCGGCTTGGCTCAGGCGGCAGCAGTCGTACTGGGCCAGGGCCGGGTTGCCGATGGTCGTCGCGCTTCAGGGCGCCGGCCTGTAGCGGTAGTCGCTCGTGATCCCCGTGTGTCTGGTGAGTTCATCTCAGCGGCAGTATCTGCCGGCCTCGCGAGTTCTGGCGTAGACGTTTTTGATGCCGGAGTAATTCCTACCCCCGCAGCAGCTTTCCTTGTCGCTGATTTCAAAGCCGACCTCGGGGTCATGATCTCGGCGTCGCACAATCCTGCACCCGACAACGGAATCAAGTTTTTCGGGCAGGGTGGCACCAAACTTCCCGATGAGGTCGAAGACCGCATCGAAGCGGCGCTTGCCGCGCCCAGTCTTGCGCCCACAGGCACCGAGGTTGGTCGTATCCGCCGGTTTGCCGATGCTGAAGACCGCTACGTTGTGCACCTGTTGTCGACGTTGCCCAACCAACTCGGCGGCATCCATGTGCTACTCGACTGCGCTCACGGTGCGGCCTCCGGAGTTTCGCCGCAGGTGTTTACCGATGCCGGTGCCAAAGTCACGGTGATTGGTGCCGATCCCGACGGCATCAATATCAACGACGGTGTCGGATCAACCCACCTCGACAATCTCGCTGCCGCAGTGCTCTCCCACGGCGCAGACCTCGGTATCGCCCATGATGGCGACGCAGATCGCTGCCTGGCTGTCGACAAAGAGGGCAATGTTGTTGACGGTGATCAGATCATGGCGATTCTCGCTGTTTCGATGGCCCAGCGTGGTGTGCTCCAAGATCGTACACTCGTCGCGACGGTTATGAGCAACCTCGGGCTTCGTCGGGCGATGGCGGAGAACAACATAAAGATGTTGGAAACCAAAGTGGGCGACCGCTATGTTCTCGAAGCGCTTGGTGAGCACGGCCTATCGCTGGGTGGCGAACAGTCTGGGCACGTCATCATGACCAAATTCGCGACAACCGGTGATGGCATCCTCACGGGGTTGCACCTTGTCGCCGAAATGAAACGCACCGGTAAAACTCTTGCCGAGTTGGCTTCGGTGATGACGGTCTACCCGCAGGTTCTTGAGAACGTGCGAGGTGTTGATCATCACTCGCTGGGCTCTAACACGGTGATTGCAGATGCCGTTGGCGCGGTGGAAGCAGAGCTGGGCGACTCCGGTCGCGTGCTGTTGCGCGCATCGGGCACTGAACCCATGGTTCGTGTGATGGTGGAGGCTGAGCACCATGATGCCGCCGAGCAGATGGCTGAACGCCTTGCTGCAGTGGTTCGTTCCCAGTTGGGCAACTAACGCAACCAGTGCGTTCGCGCTGATGACCCGCGGTCGATTACAACGCAGCCGCCACACTGCGCTGCATTCTAGGTTTTGCGCAGCAGCACTTTTGAGACTGAGTGGTTGGCGTCTTTACGCAAGATGAGTGATGCGCGTGGCCGCGTCGGCAGTACGTTCTGGATGAGGTTGGGCTCGTTGGTGAGTGTCCACACCTGTTGGGCGCGTGCGCGGGCTGCACTCTCGCTGAGGTCCGCAAAGCGGTGAAAGTAGGAGCGCGGGTTGCTGAACGCCCCGCGCTGGAGGCGAAGGAAGCGTTCCTCGTACCAGCGTGCAATGTCGCTGGTGCGGGCATCCACATAGATGGTGAAGTCGAAGAGGTCGCTGACGGCGAGCTTTTTTCCCGGAGTTGGTGGCTGTAAGACGTTGAGTCCTTCAACGATCAGGACATCGGGTTTGCTAACGGTCACGCTTGCCTCGGGAACAATGTCGTAGGCCAGGTGTGAATAAAACGGTGCACGTACTTCGGCGGCACCCGATTTGATCTTGCTGACGAAACGCAATAGCGAACGCCGGTCGTAGCTTTCGGGAAAGCCTTTGCGTTCGAGGATCCCGCGTCGTTCAAGCTCCGAATTGGGGTGCAGGAACCCGTCGGTGGTGATGAGCTCGACCCGCGGGGTGCCATCCCAGCGGGAGAGTAGTTCGCGCAGCAACCGGGAGATTGTAGATTTACCCACGGCGACCGATCCGGCGACGCCAATGACGAATGGCGTGCGTGTGGTCGATGCTCCCAGGAACTGGGTCGTCGCCCCGTGAAGCTGTTGGGCGTTCTCTGCGTAAAGGTTAAGGAGACGACTGAGCGGAAGGTAGACCTCGGCGACTTCGGTGAGGTCGAGTTCGTCACCAAGCCCACGGAGTTCGATCAGTTCCGCCTGCGTGAGTGGAACGTCCATTTTGGGCGCGAGTTCACTCCAATCGCTCCGATCAATTTCGAGAAACGGAGAGATGTGACCGTGTGCGGATCCATTTTCTTGCATCCGGTTCATCATATCTGCGCACTGCTAGCTGGTTTGGGCAACTAAACTCGACTCCATGTGTGGAATTGTGGGTTACGTCGGTAACAATAAAAGCCTGGAGGTTCTCCTCGGCGGTCTTAAGCGTCTCGAGTATCGGGGTTATGACTCCGCCGGCGTCGCGATTATTGATGGTGCAGGAAAGTTGGAAACGCGTAAGCGGGCCGGCAAGCTGCAGATGCTGCTGGATGATCTTTCCGAGCACCCGCTCGGCAACGGTGCTACGGGAATCGGGCACACTCGGTGGGCGACCCACGGGGGGCCGACCGATGTCAATGCGCACCCGCATCTGAGTCGCGACTCTAAGCTCGCGCTCATTCACAATGGCATCATCGAGAACTTCTCTGAACTCAAGAATGAGCTGTTGGCTGAGGGGGAGACCTTCGTCAGCGAGACTGACACTGAGGTGGCAGCTCTTCTTGTTGGCCGCGAATATGCGAAGTCGGGCAATCTCACTGAGGCACTACGTGGCGTTGTCGCCCGTCTTGAGGGCGCGTTCACTCTGCTTGCGGTGCACGAAGATGAACCCGGGGTTGTTGTCGGCGCTCGCCGCAACTCACCGCTGGTCATTGGTTTGGGTGATGGAGAGAACTTCTTGGGTTCTGATGTAGCCGCATTCGTGGAGTTCACGCGCCGCGCTGTTGCGATCGGGCAGGATCAGATCGTCACCATCCGGCCCGACTCCGTGGAGGTTACTGACTTTGAGGGCAACGCCGTTCACGTAGAAGAGTTTGATATTGCGTGGGACGCATCGGCGTCTGAAAAGGGTGGCTGGTCAAGCTTCATGGCTAAGGAGATCAGCGAAGAGCCGGATGCTGTCGCCAACACCATTTTGGGCCGCGTTCAGGATGGCCTGGTCAGACTGACCGAATTTGAGCCGCTCGGTGATGATGTTATTGCGAACATTGACCGAATTGTCGTTGTCGCCTGCGGAACCGCAGCGTATGCGGGAATGCTCGGCAAGTACGCGATTGAGGCCTGGGCGCGAGTGCCGGTGGATGTCGAACTCGCGCACGAGTTCCGCTACCGCAACCCGATTCTTACCGATCGCACCCTCGTGATCTCGATCAGCCAGTCCGGCGAAACCATGGACACGCTGATGGCCGTCAAGTTTGCGAGTGAGTCTGGCGCAAAAGTTGTTTCGGTGTGCAACACGCACGGTGCGACCATTCCTCGCGAGTCAGACGCTGTCGTGTACACGCATGCGGGGCCGGAGGTTGCTGTGGCCTCCACTAAGGCTTTTGTGGCTCAGGTGACGGCGCTATATCTCATCGGTCTTCACATCGCGGGGGTGCGTGGCACTCTCAGCGATGAGCTGATTCGCGAAAATGTTGCCGAGTTGCAGGCAGTTCCTGCCAAGATTTCTGAGGTTCTTGTGACCTCGCAGTCGATCAAACAGTTGGCGCACTGGATGACCGACACCCAGTCGGTGCTGTTCCTGGGGCGCCACGTCGGGTATCCGATCGCGCTTGAGGGTGCCCTTAAGCTCAAGGAGCTCGCCTACATTCACGCCGAAGGCTTTGCGGCCGGTGAGTTGAAGCACGGCCCGATCGCGCTGATTGAGCCGGGCCAGGTCGTCTTCGTGATTGTTCCGAGCCCACGTGACCCCAACTCTCTGCACAAGAAGGTTGTTTCTAACATTCAGGAGATCCGTGCCCGGGGCGCTCGTGTGATCGCGATCGCTGAGAAGGGTGATGCGGCGGTGCTGCCGTTTGCGGATGAGGTCATCCCGATTCCACTGGCGGGTTCGTTCTTCGAGCCTCTGCTTGCTGTCATCCCGCTGCACATTTTTGGTATGGAACTTTCGGCAGCGAAGGGACTCGACGTCGATCAGCCTCGCAACCTTGCGAAGTCTGTCACCGTCGAATAGGTCTCACCGTGATTGTGGGGATCGGTGTGGATGTCGTTGACATTGCCCGCTTCGAACGTGCGTTGCAGCGCACACCGACCCTCACCGCCCGCCTGTTCGCTGAGAGCGAACAGCTGAAGGAGGGCGCACCTCGACCGCTGCGTTCACTCGCGGGCAGGTTCGCCGCAAAAGAAGCACTCATTAAAGCTCTCGGCGACTCGACCGGCGTCACCTGGCATGACATGCGGGTTGTCACGGATTCGCGCGGCAATCCCTCCTTCGAACTGCTCAACGCTACGCGATCCATCGCGGATCGCCGCGGAATCACCTCAGTGCATCTCTCACTGAGCCATGATGCCGGAATCGCGATCGCCTACGTCATCGCGGAGGCACACCATGACTGATCTGCGCCTCGCAACAATCAGTACCGGAGCTATCAGCCACAACATCAAAACCCTCCGAACTCTCGTAGCGCCGGCACAAGTCATGGCCGTTGTGAAAGCCAACGGCTACGGACACGGCGCGACTGCGAGCGCGCGGGCGGCCCTGACCGGCGGCGCGTCCTGGCTTGGCGTCGCCGATCTTACCGAAGCGTTTGCACTCAGAGCCGCGGGCATCGACGCTCCACTGTTGGCATGGTTGCACCAACCAGGGGCAGCGTTCAGCGAAGCGGTGCGCGCGAAAATCGACCTCGGCGTTAACAGCAGTGGGCAACTCGCCGAAGTTGCTGCGGCATCCGGCGTGGCCTGCGTGCACCTCAAAGTCGACACCGGACTGCACCGCAATGGGGCACCGATCAGCGACTGGCCGCAGTTCTTTGAGGATGCAATGGCCCACGAGCTGGCGGGCCGTATCCGAGTGCGCGGCATCTGGAGCCACCTGGCGAATGCCGGTGCAGAAAATGATGCCAAACAGATCAAGGCCTTCACTGCCGCGGTCGCGATGGCAGAGGCGGTCGGCCTTCGGCCCGAATTGCGTCACCTTGCTGCCTCCGAGGGCGCGATCAAACACCCGAGCGCCCGCTTCAACTTAGTTCGGGTCGGAATCAGTAGTTACGGTCTTGCTCCCGCCGATGACGTGGATGTCCAAGCCCTCGGTCTGATTCCGGCGATGACACTGAGCGCCCCCGTGATAGCGGTGAGGCGAGCCTCTGCAGGCGACGGGGTGTCGTACGGTTTCGATTTTCGCTGCACGACAGACACGAACCTCGCTCTCGTACCCCTCGGCTATGGTGATGGCGTTCCGCGACACGCGTCAAACCGCGGCCCCGTCACCATCAACGGTGTTCGCGGTCAGGTTGCGGGCCGGGTTGCTATGGATCAAATCGTCGTTGATATGGGCGACGCGCCGGTAGCGGTCGGAGATCGCGCCGTGCTCTTCGGTGATTCGTCAGCGGACCCTATCGTGCCCAGTGCCGACGACTGGGCCGCGGCCTGCGAAACCATCAACTATGAGATTGTGACTCGCATCGGGCAACGCGTCGTGCGCAGGTACACGCCGTGACCCGTCTGGCGATTGATTCTCCCGAGCGAATGGTCCAGCTGGGAACGTTGATCGCGACCCAGCTCAGCGCCGGAGACCTCGTGCTTCTCAACGGCGAGCTGGGGGCAGGAAAAACTACCCTCACGCGCTCGATCGGAGAAACTTTGGGCATCCGGGGCACCGTAACGAGCCCCACCTTTGTGCTCGCGCGCACCCACCCACGAGCGGATGATTCTGCCGACGTGGCACCTCTCGTACACGTGGACGCCTACCGCCTGGGTAGCGCAATTGAGCTCGATGATCTCGATCTCGACTTCGCGGCATCCATTGTTGTCGTCGAATGGGGTGCTGGCCTCCTTGATGGGGTGAGTGAATCGTGGCTGAACATAGATATTATTCGGCCGACTGGCGCCAGCGACGAGCATCCGCCGGCCGACGATTTCTCTGACGAACTCAACGAACCGCGCACAGTGACGGTGACCGGCAATGGTCCTCGATGGGCCAATATGGGGTGGCTCGATGTTTTTAGCGATTGATACCTCGTCCGGGACAAGCGTTGCGATCGTCGATGCGCAGGGTGTTGTGCACGCGGAACGCGATTCTGCCGACACTCGCCGACATGCCGAAGTGATTGGCGACTTCATCTCGGGTTGTCTCACCGACACCGAATTGGCGGTAACCGACCTCACTGGTGTCGTTGCCGGGATGGGCCCGGGACCATTCACCGGGCTGCGCGTGGGAATCGTTGCCGCACGGGCTTTCGCCTTCGGCGCCGGCCTGCCACTGCATCCGGTGGTCACTCACGACGCCATCGCGCTCGGTGAAACCGGGCCGGTACTCATCGCCACTGATGCGCGGCGCACAGAGCTCTACTGGTCGACCTACCGGGGAACGGATGATGCGGGCTTACCCATCCGCGATGACGGCCCGGCGCTGGCTCCCGCCGCCGAACTCGCCACCCACGTGCCCAACTTCGCGCACTACTCGTTGCGCGAAGTGCCCACCGTACGAGCCGCTAATCTTGCGAAACTGGCGCACCTCCTGAGCGCCAACAGTCGCGAGTTTGCCGGCGAAGAAGCCCTCTATCTGCGCTCACCCGACGTCACCCTCTCGGCCGGACCGAAACGAGTAACCGCATGAGCTGGCAATTGCGCCGCGCCACCCCCGCTGACCTCGACGCGATCATGGCGATTGAGTCGAGCGAGTTTGCCAACGATGCCTGGTCGAGCGACATGATGAGTGCAGAGCTGGGCAACCGCCACGGGTATTACGTTGTCGCCAACCCGGTGGGGGAGCCCACGCGAGTGACAGCCTATGCAGGGTTGCGTGCCACAGCCGGTTCGACTCAGGCAGACATCCAGACGATCGCTGTTGAGCCGAACGCGAGACGCCACGGTGTCGGGCGTGCGCTCATGAACGCGCTCATGGTCGAGGCGCGCACCCGCGGAGCTGGCGAACTTTTCTTGGAGGTTCGCGCCGACAATCCGGCAGCGCAGCGACTCTATGACTCTCTCGGCTTCGAGAGCATCGCGGTGCGCCCCAACTACTATCAGCCGGATGGTGTGGATGCGGTTGTGATGCGTCTCACTATTCCCGAGCCGAAGCTCTCTCCGGCGGTCGGCGCATGAATCGGCTCACATCGACTGGTGGCAGCGTGCCGAGCAACACGACAGAACCCCTCGTGCTGGGGATCGAAACCAGTTGCGATGAGACCGGGATCGGCATTGTTCGGGGCAGCCGTCTGCTCGCCAACGTCATCTCGTCATCCATGGAGGAGCATGCGCGCTATGGCGGAGTTGTTCCCGAGGTTGCGGCACGTGCTCATTTGGAGGCGATGCAACCTGCGCTTGAGCGGGCGCTGACAGAAGCGGGCGTCGAGCTTGCGGAACTCGATGCGATTGCCGTTACGAGCGGC
It encodes the following:
- the glmM gene encoding phosphoglucosamine mutase, translating into MARLFGTDGVRGLANSDLTVELALGLAQAAAVVLGQGRVADGRRASGRRPVAVVARDPRVSGEFISAAVSAGLASSGVDVFDAGVIPTPAAAFLVADFKADLGVMISASHNPAPDNGIKFFGQGGTKLPDEVEDRIEAALAAPSLAPTGTEVGRIRRFADAEDRYVVHLLSTLPNQLGGIHVLLDCAHGAASGVSPQVFTDAGAKVTVIGADPDGININDGVGSTHLDNLAAAVLSHGADLGIAHDGDADRCLAVDKEGNVVDGDQIMAILAVSMAQRGVLQDRTLVATVMSNLGLRRAMAENNIKMLETKVGDRYVLEALGEHGLSLGGEQSGHVIMTKFATTGDGILTGLHLVAEMKRTGKTLAELASVMTVYPQVLENVRGVDHHSLGSNTVIADAVGAVEAELGDSGRVLLRASGTEPMVRVMVEAEHHDAAEQMAERLAAVVRSQLGN
- the coaA gene encoding type I pantothenate kinase, which gives rise to MQENGSAHGHISPFLEIDRSDWSELAPKMDVPLTQAELIELRGLGDELDLTEVAEVYLPLSRLLNLYAENAQQLHGATTQFLGASTTRTPFVIGVAGSVAVGKSTISRLLRELLSRWDGTPRVELITTDGFLHPNSELERRGILERKGFPESYDRRSLLRFVSKIKSGAAEVRAPFYSHLAYDIVPEASVTVSKPDVLIVEGLNVLQPPTPGKKLAVSDLFDFTIYVDARTSDIARWYEERFLRLQRGAFSNPRSYFHRFADLSESAARARAQQVWTLTNEPNLIQNVLPTRPRASLILRKDANHSVSKVLLRKT
- the glmS gene encoding glutamine--fructose-6-phosphate transaminase (isomerizing); translation: MCGIVGYVGNNKSLEVLLGGLKRLEYRGYDSAGVAIIDGAGKLETRKRAGKLQMLLDDLSEHPLGNGATGIGHTRWATHGGPTDVNAHPHLSRDSKLALIHNGIIENFSELKNELLAEGETFVSETDTEVAALLVGREYAKSGNLTEALRGVVARLEGAFTLLAVHEDEPGVVVGARRNSPLVIGLGDGENFLGSDVAAFVEFTRRAVAIGQDQIVTIRPDSVEVTDFEGNAVHVEEFDIAWDASASEKGGWSSFMAKEISEEPDAVANTILGRVQDGLVRLTEFEPLGDDVIANIDRIVVVACGTAAYAGMLGKYAIEAWARVPVDVELAHEFRYRNPILTDRTLVISISQSGETMDTLMAVKFASESGAKVVSVCNTHGATIPRESDAVVYTHAGPEVAVASTKAFVAQVTALYLIGLHIAGVRGTLSDELIRENVAELQAVPAKISEVLVTSQSIKQLAHWMTDTQSVLFLGRHVGYPIALEGALKLKELAYIHAEGFAAGELKHGPIALIEPGQVVFVIVPSPRDPNSLHKKVVSNIQEIRARGARVIAIAEKGDAAVLPFADEVIPIPLAGSFFEPLLAVIPLHIFGMELSAAKGLDVDQPRNLAKSVTVE
- a CDS encoding holo-ACP synthase; translation: MIVGIGVDVVDIARFERALQRTPTLTARLFAESEQLKEGAPRPLRSLAGRFAAKEALIKALGDSTGVTWHDMRVVTDSRGNPSFELLNATRSIADRRGITSVHLSLSHDAGIAIAYVIAEAHHD
- the alr gene encoding alanine racemase, which produces MTDLRLATISTGAISHNIKTLRTLVAPAQVMAVVKANGYGHGATASARAALTGGASWLGVADLTEAFALRAAGIDAPLLAWLHQPGAAFSEAVRAKIDLGVNSSGQLAEVAAASGVACVHLKVDTGLHRNGAPISDWPQFFEDAMAHELAGRIRVRGIWSHLANAGAENDAKQIKAFTAAVAMAEAVGLRPELRHLAASEGAIKHPSARFNLVRVGISSYGLAPADDVDVQALGLIPAMTLSAPVIAVRRASAGDGVSYGFDFRCTTDTNLALVPLGYGDGVPRHASNRGPVTINGVRGQVAGRVAMDQIVVDMGDAPVAVGDRAVLFGDSSADPIVPSADDWAAACETINYEIVTRIGQRVVRRYTP
- the tsaE gene encoding tRNA (adenosine(37)-N6)-threonylcarbamoyltransferase complex ATPase subunit type 1 TsaE, producing the protein MTRLAIDSPERMVQLGTLIATQLSAGDLVLLNGELGAGKTTLTRSIGETLGIRGTVTSPTFVLARTHPRADDSADVAPLVHVDAYRLGSAIELDDLDLDFAASIVVVEWGAGLLDGVSESWLNIDIIRPTGASDEHPPADDFSDELNEPRTVTVTGNGPRWANMGWLDVFSD